The Anaerotignum propionicum DSM 1682 sequence GCTGATCAACAAATCACTGCTGCCCAGTTCCAAAATGGGGTTTAAAATGACTCCGTTTTCCTCGGCATAACGGTCTATATATTTTCTGGAATTGCTCAAATCCTCCAAAAGCAGCAACGGGTAGCCGGGCAAATCCTTAAGTTCCAGCCCAACCTCAGACAGGCGCTTGTACCGCTCTCCACCAACCAGAATATCATGAATTTCAATGCAAGGACTTATCTCCAAATCTCCATCATCGTTGATGGGTAGATTGATAAAGCATACATCCACGCTTCCGTTTTTCAATAAACGTAAGGACTCATAAGTTGTTTTATTTGTCACTTTAATATTGATATCAGGATAAAGCTTATGATATTTTTCCAAATAGGGCAGCAAAAAATTTGCAATGACTGTATCACTGGCACCAATTTTCAACTCCCCCATCTCCATATTTACCATTTGAAAATATTTTTCTTCTGCGGCGTGAATCAACCCCAAAGCCTGCTCCAAATAAGTATATAGAAGCTTTCCTTCCGCAGTGGGATACACCCCTTTTGCCGTACGAATCAAAAGAGGGCTTCCCATGCGATCCTCCAATTGACGAATTGCCATACTCACCGCTGGTTGAGAAATATAAAGCTCTCTCGCAGCAGCAGACATATTCCCGCTACGCACTACAGCACAAAAAATACGGTACAAATCCAACGAAATATCAACCTTCATGCAAAACACCCCTTTCATCGTTTATTATACTTGAAACAGGTTGTACAATAGAAAGCACCCTTATACGAATAATGGTGCGGCAAATACTATTTTCCGTTATTTCCTAAGCTTTCACACCCAAATTCAAAAACAATATAATTACATTTTCATTATTTACCTTTGCACAAGTTCCCTATATGATACAAACTTCCTTAATTATACAAAAAATTCAGGCTCAGCCCTTCTTTCGTAAAGCTCCTCCAGCTCTTCCTTGTGATAAATAAAGCCCCCATCATCAAAATACTTTGCTCCTGTGGGACATTTTTTCACACAGGCACAGCACTTCATACAAATCCCAGGAATAAGAGAATAATCATCCCTTGAAATAGCACCCATAGGACAGACCTCTGCACAAATTCCGCAATTACAGCAACTCTCGCCGGTAACAGGCTTCACCTTACGGATATCGATTGCACCTTCATGCCTATCCCGAGGAGTAAAATAGGGGCGGATAGGTTCTTCCCCTTTTACATATGCCGGTTGGCTATATACCCAGCCCTGTTTTATTTTCTCTCCGATTTTTTCACCAAACTCGGTCAGCAAAGCGTGGTCTTTTTCATCCGGTCTGCCTGCACCGAGCTTGCGGGAAAAGGAGTGTTCACTCACAAATGCCCCACCTGCAACCGTTTGAAATCCTCTATCCTCCATGATATTGCGTAGCTCCATTAACGCATCATCATAATCTCTATTTCCAAAGGATACAACAGGAACACCAATTGCACCTGTACCCTTTATTTTTTCCTTTAAATAGGGCAACAAAAGATTAGGAACCCGTCCTGCAATAACAGGGGTTCCCAAAACCACCAAGTCGCCTTCTCCAAACACAACCTCATTTTCTCTGCCCTGTGGTAGTGTAAAATCATAAGTATCATATGCCGCACAGAGTGCTTTTGCTGCTACTTGTGCAACAGTTGTTGCTACCTTTTCCGTCCCCCCTGTAGGACTAAAAAATACTGCCCATACCTTTTTAATCTCCATCTGCTGCGGATGCTTTCGTTTGATGCACCCTTCCTCCCTTCCTAAACCTCTTCTTTTATGATACTCTATCCCAATTTATTTTTCAATAAAGAAAAAGAAGAGCTTCTCAATCATTTCTGATTGAAAAACTCCTCCAAACAACTATTTCGTAACGTTAGTATCGTGGAACTTTTCAAGGCTGTTATAAACCTTATCCACATATTCAACCTTTTGTGCAGCAATCATTTCTGCAAATCTTGCATCGCTATATTCCGCCTGCTTCTGATTTACAAATGCGGTTTCTGCCATTTTCTTTACCTCACTGTCCTCAGGCACTGTAACCTTATTCACACGCACAACAAAGTAATTATTATCCATCTTAACTGGTTCGCCAACCTGGCCTACTTCCGGTACAGTTTCCATGGCAAAGGAAGACAAAAACTGGGCTTTATACACAGACATTTTGCCACCATCCGCCTCCTTTTTTGCATTTTCATCTACATCGTATTCTTTAAACAAGCTGTTGAAGTCCTCACCGGCTCTCGCCTTCTTTACGACCTCATTTGCTTTATCCAAATCGTTTAAAACAATGGTGTCAATCTCCAGTGTGGTATAGTCATCCTTCATCTGTGCCTTGTTCTGCTCATAGTATTGCGCCTTTTCTCCATCATCAACCTCGCATTCAGCCGCTAAGGCTTGATATACCATGGAATATAAATAGGAACCTTCCATAAATGGAGTCAATTTTTTAGCATCGATTCCCATTTTCTGAATATCCTCTGCCGGCACATTTGTAACAAACTGCTCTGACGCCTTAGCCGCCGCTTCTTTTTGCTCCTTCGTTAAGGCAATTTTATTTTCCTCTGCATACTTCATTGCGGCAATGACACTTTGTAAGGTGTTCAGTGTGCGCTCTGCCACCAATTCATCCGCCGTCTGTCCATCAAAATCCATAGTCCAAATATCGTCACCGCCTACAGCAGTAAAGCTCTTTGTGGTTGTATATAAATATACCATATATTCTGATTTCATGATTTCTCTGCCGTCAACCTTCATGACAACCTCATCATTAAATTTGCTGGTTTTTCCAGTATCTGCACTACAGGCAGAAAGGGCCATTACACCAGCAGCCAACAGACAAAGAAGTCCTTTTTTCTTCATGCTTCATCCCTCTTTCTTCTCTTTTTTAAAATATTTCAGGAAGTATTTTTCATTTGTATAATAATCAAAAATACCTACTCAAAAAAGTAAAATCTATTTAAAAATGTCTCCATGAATATTCTTTTGCTTCCCTTATTACGTCATTGATAACGCCCTTCACTCTGGCTATTATCCTCTACCCCGAGGGACTTAGACACACTGGTCAAAGCAGAAATATATAAATCATACAAATCTTAATCATTCAGAAAACACCTAATGTTTCTATTATACACATTCCTTTATAAAATGACTATCCCTTAATTGCATTTAATAAGAATTTAATTTCCTCTAACACTTTATTTTCCTTATCCTTGGGTAGTTTTAAAGTTAGATAAGGATTGGCTCCCGCTGTAAATAAATATTTCCCCCGTCCCTCTGAAATGATTTTTGTAAGCTTCATTGGGTCAGTACTTCCATCAGCACGGAACTCAAAAAGAATGCTTTCACGTTTTTGTACAATTGAAGAAATTCCAAGCTCCCTTGCCTCTCCCTTTAACAGCACAATCTCCAAAAGAGTCTGTACACTTTTGGGTAAATCCCCATAGCGATCTTCCATTTCCTCTTGAATGTCAAAATATTCCTCTCGGGTTCTGACAATGGCAATTTTCTTATATAGTTCCATGCGCTGTTCTTGGTTTTTGATATAAAAATCAGGAATGTAAGCGCTGATATTCAGATCCACCGTGGTCTCAATTTCCTTCGTCTTTGGTTCCTCGCCCTTTAGCTGTTGTACTTCTTCTTCTAACAACCGGCAATACATATCATACCCGACGGATTCCATATGCCCATGCTGTTCCGCACCCAAAAGATTTCCAGCACCACGAATTTCCAAATCTCGCATGGCAATTTTAAAGCCTGAGCCAAACTCCGTAAACTCACGTATGGTTTGCAAGCGCTTTTCAGCCACCTCTCGCAGCATTTTATCACGGCGATACAACAAATAGGCATAGGCAATGCGGTTGCTTCGCCCCACACGCCCCCTCAGCTGATAGAGCTGAGACAGTCCCATTCGGTCGGCGTCCTGAATGATAATGGTGTTGGCATTGGAAATATCCATACCTGTTTCAATGATGGTTGTACATACCAATACATCCGTCTCACCGCTGATAAAGTCCTCCATAATGCCTTCCAATTCCCGTTCAGACATTTGCCCATGGGCAAAGGCAATATTGGCCTCAGGTATCATTTTTTGCAGTCGAAAGGCCTCCTCGCTGATAGAATCCACCCTATTATATAAATAATAAACCTGGCCACCTCTTGCCACCTCCCGATGAATTGCCTCCCGTACAAACTCAGGATTACTTTCCATAACATAAGTCTGCACAGGCCTTCTTTCCTGAGGAGGTTCCTCCAAAAGGCTCATATCTCGTATTCCCGAAAGGCTCATGTGAAGGGTTCGGGGAATGGGTGTAGCAGATAAGGTGAGCACATCCACATTTTCCCTTAGACGCTTCAGCTTTTCTTTGTGTGAGACGCCAAAGCGCTGTTCCTCATCCACAATAATCAATCCCAAATCCTTAAATGCTACATCCTTTGATAAGATACGATGGGTTCCAATTACAATATCGGCATACCCTCGCTCCAAGTTTTTCAAGCTTTCCTTTTGCTGTTTCGGTGTTCTGAAACGGGAAAGCAATTCAATTGTGACAGGGTAACCGGACATGCGTTGTATAAATGTATTATAATGTTGTTGCGCCAAAATCGTTGTGGGTACCAGAAAAGCCACCTGCTTTCCGTCCTGTACCGCTTTGAAGGCGGCACGAATGGCAACCTCTGTTTTTCCATACCCTACATCACCGCAGATCAGGCGATCCATAACCTTGCCGCTCTCCATATCATGCTTCACATCTTCAATGGCATTTAGCTGATCTTCTGTTTCCGCATAAGGAAAGGCTTCCTCAAACTCCCTTTGCCACACGGTATCAGGTCCATAATCGTACCCCTTTGCCGCCGCTCGTTTTGCATAAAGGGCAACCAAATCCTCCGCCAATATTTTAATCGCTGCTCGGGTTTTTGCCTTCGCCTTTATCCAATCCTGTCCCCCTAGCTTGTTCAGCTTGGGAGCCCCACCGCCGCTACCAATATATTTTTGTACCATGTCCATCTGATTCACAGGTACAAATAGATTTCCACCATCTCGGTAGGAAATTTTCATATAGTCCTTTTGAACACCCTCAACGGAGATTTTTTCCAATCCACAAAAAATTCCGATTCCGTGATTGTCGTGTACCACAAAATCTCCCATCTTTAAATCCGTAAAGCTTTCTATCGCAGCGCCATTTTTTCGTTTATTTTTTTTCTGCTTCTTTTCTCCCCCGCCAAACAGCTCACTATCGGAGAACACCATAAGGTTGATAAATTCATAGCAAAATCCCTTAGATAGACTTCCCTTGGCAACCCAAACAGCACCCTTGGGAATTGGCGCTTCTAGACTTTCCATATAAACCGCTGGAATCCCCATTTCCGAAAGCTCTTTTGCCATACGTTGGGCTCTTGATCCTGTTCCCGCCAAAACAATACTGCGGTACTCATTTTTTCTCAAGTATTCTAATTCCTCGCAAAATAAATCAACTCTTTTGCTGAAGGATGGCGTAGAACGCACAGCAAAATTTACCTTTGCCTTTGGTTCAAAATCTGCCGTCCTCTGGTTAAGTCCAGCAAGCAAAATGCGGCCAAAATTCTCCCCTTGCCTCAAAATATCCATGTAATCGAATAATAATTTTGCCTGCCCCGGAAGCAAATACCCTTGAGCAATCCGTCCTTTCATGCTTTCCCCATATTCCTCCATAATTGCATTCATATGCTCTCTAATGCGCTCAGGCTCATCAAAACAAAGGAGGGTGTCCTCTGGTATATAGTCCAAAAGACTAACGGTATCCTCATAAAAATAGGGAATATAGGAACCGATATTGGAAAGGTTCTTTTCAAGGCGCAAACGCTCCCCATCCTCACCAATATTTTCTTTTAAACGTTCTGCCTCTTCAATCAGGCCTTTCTTCATCATGCTTTGCAGGGATTTTGAAAATTCTTTGCTCATTTTATTTGCAGCCTGCTCTGCCATATCTTCATCATAAACCAATTCTCTCATTGGGAAAATATGAGTTTCTTCCAATTTGTCTATGGAACGCTGGCTGGAAGCATCCATCAAGCGGATAGAATCTATCTCATCATCCCAAAATTCTATTCGCACCGCATCATCAGAGGTTAACGAAAAAATATCCAGAATACCCCCACGCAAAGCAAACTGCCCTGCACTTTCCACAAGCTCAGCCCGTTCATAACCCAAACAAATCAGTTGCTTTGTCAGCTTATTGATATCAACAATATCACCATTTTTCAAAGTAAGTATAAATTGGGAGAATATCTCTTTTTTGGGGTATCGATCTAGCAATGCCTCCATGGAGGCAACAATAATTGGTCTTTCTCCTGATAAAAGTCTCTCCACTGCGCCAAAACGCTGGCGATTCATCTCCATACTATGCACATCAGCACTGTAAAAAAGGATATCCTTCGCTGGATAGTAGATTGGGTTTTTATAAAAAAATGACATGTCAGAAAGAATTTCTCTGGCTCGTAATTCGCTATAAGTCAAAATCAGTAAAGGCTTTTGACTATGCTCCATGATGGAATATAAAAAATGGGATTTTTCCACATCAATAACCCCTGTTGCAAACACAGGGGTGTGATTTTTCTGTATAGCTTCTAATACTTTTTGATAACCTTCCAGCTCCAATAAAGGCTCCGTTAGTGTTTTCATTCCTCCACCTCACCCTGAGGTTCTTTTTCCGTTTTCACCTCAGCTGTCTTTTTCGGTTTCTCCTTTTGGGGCGGTTTCGGCTTTTGATTCATTTGATTCATGGCATCCATAATGCCTCGGGTCAAAATCAGCTCCACAGCCTTTACCCCTTTATCAGCTCCCTGGGCAATCATGGGCAAATCATTTTTATCAAACTTCGCCAAAACATAATCTGCCAAATCCCACCCGTTGGGTTTCTCGCCAATGCCTACCTTGATACGCCAAAACATATCTGTCCCCATTTGTGCAATGATATTACGAATACCGTTATGCCCGCCGTGGCTGCCTTTCTCGCGAATGCGCACATTGCCAACTGGCAAACTGGTATCATCATAGATTACTAGGAAATGATCTTGCGGTATTTTATAAAAATTAACAATCTCACGTACACTTTCTCCGCTTAGATTCATAAAGGTTTGTGGCTTTACCAGAAGCACTCTGCTTCCTTCAATCATTCCATCGCCAATCAATGCCTTATGTTTAAATTTATCAATCTCTATATTATATTTCTTTCCCAGCCGGTCTACCACATCAAACCCAATATTGTGCTTGGTTCCCTCATATTTGGGCCCGGGATTGCCTAAACCCACAATGACAAAAAACTCTTGTCCTTTATCGCTTTTCTTAAATTTATCAAAAAGTCCCATTGTTATCCTCCTGCCATTACACAGATAAAAGCCCTAATTTTTTAGAATTAGAGCTTGTGAATCAGATGTATTTTATTATCACAAAAATCCGCAAAAAACAGATGCATGTTTGAAATAGCGGTCCATTTACAATCTCTTTTTCAAGAATATTTTACAATTATACCATAGCCATATTCTTAATAACAATGGTTTTGCTGAAAAAAATGAAGCTGTTCTTCTTCTTCGCTGTGAAGGAATTATTTCATAGGTTTATCTTAGACGGATTCTAAAATTTCTATACAAAAAGACGGATACTTTCGTATCCGCCTCATCATTTAAAATTAAAGATTATTTTACTTCGTTTACCAATTCTGCGCCAGCCAAGAAAGCCTTTGCGTTACCGCATGTTACTTCTGCCATGGAAGTCAAAGCTTCTTCTGTTAAGAATGCCAAGTGACCGGAAATAACAACCTTATCACTAGCAAGCAATCTTGCCAAAGTTGCATCCTTGTCTGCCTTGTCACTTCTGTCTTCGAAGAAGTATTCATGCTCAACTTCACAAACGTCCATACCAACGCCACGGAATTTGCCAGCTTCAACTGCATCAGCCAAAGCAACAGAATCAACCAAACCACCACGAGCAACGTTAACCAAGATTACGCCGTCTTTCATTTTAGCGATTGCTTCTGCATTAACCATATGACGAGTTGCAGGCATCAGAGGGCAGTGAAGAGAAATTACGTCGGAACGAGCGTAAAGTTCATCCAATGTAACATATTCCAAACCAAGGTTAGGGTTAGGGAATGCATCATAAGCAATGATGTTCATGCCGAAACCTTTTAAAATATTAATCATGCACTGGCCGATTTTGCCGGTACCAACAACACCTGCTGTTCTACCAACCAAAGCAACGCCGTCCAAACCATTGATGTCAAAGTTGAACTTTGTGGATCTTTCATAAGCCAAATGTGTTTTTCTGTTTACAGCCATCAACAAAGCAGCGCCTTGTTCCGCAACTGATTCAGGGGAGTACGCAGGTACTCTAAGTACAGGCAAACCGCATTCTTTTGCAGCAGCCAAATCAACACTATCAAAACCTGCACAACGTAATAACAGAACCTTAATACCCAAATCTTTCAATTTATGTACAGCCTCTGCAGGTACTTCATCGTTAACGAAAGAACATGTAGCGTCATGACCTGCTGCCAAGTGAGCTGTTGCAGGTGTCAATCTTTCATTAAAGAAAGTAACTTCATAGCCATATTTTTCAGCCACAGGACCGAAAGAGTCTTTCCAATAAGACTTGGTGTCAAAAAAAGCAATTTTCATATTAAAACTCCTCCTAAAATTATATATATATTGGTAAAATTAGTTGGGAAACAAAGTCGTTTCTCTAAAAAAAATAGAGAACTCGCCTATTTGTCTTACTTTTAACAATATAATCTATTTATTCAGGTTTGTCAACCAACATTTCACAAAATTGTCAGTTTGACCAATCCATGACTGACCTCCTCAAATAAAGTAATGAGAAAACGTCCCTTTTTTCCAATTATTTTGGAGACATAAACCGATTCCTGTATGTTTATAGTAAATATAGATAAAAAAACTACCAAACGCATGCAATTACAAAGACTATACTCCAACATTTTTCGTTTGAAAATGGAAGTCAGTTGGTTCATCTGGTGTGTTTTCCTCTCCCTATTATAGATTGCAAACCAGGGTATATAAAAATATTTCTTATGCAATATTACCTATTGATATTATTTTTTTTGAACAACCATTTAATGGCTAAATAGCAACCGCTCTTGACACCTACAAAACAAATTTTCTCAGACGAATATAAAGAAAAAAACTCCTGCTTCTATTATTATAGAATCAGGAGTTTTAAGTTTAGACTGATTGTTTCAAATCTTAGTCAAATAATTGAGAAATAGAGCTGCCCTCATGAATGCATTTTAATGCATTTGCAAAGATATCGGCAACAGATACAACCGTAATTTTATTTGTCTTCTTTTCTTCAGGCAAAGCAATAGTATCAAGAACCAACAGCTCATTAATTGCTGAATCTTGAATACGCTTGATTGCAGGTCCACTTAATACTGCATGGGTACAGCAAGCGTCAACCTCAACTGCGCCTCTTTCTTTCAACGCATTTGCAGCATTTGCAATGGTTCCTGCGGTATCGATCATATCATCAATCAAAATTACTTTTTTGCCCTTCACATCGCCAATGATATTCATAATTTCACTGACATTTGCCTTTGGTCTGCGCTTATCAATAATTGCAATTGGAATATTTAATGTTTCGGCAAATTTTCTTGTTCTGGTCACGCTGCCAAGGTCAGGGGAAACGGCAACAAAATTTTGTAAGTCATCACCGTATTTGTTGATATAATAATTTGTAAGCAATGGACTTCCTACTAAGTTATCTACAGGGATATCAAAGAAGCCTTGGATCTGTGCACAATGCAAATCCATTGTCAAAACACGGTTTGCACCTGCTGAA is a genomic window containing:
- a CDS encoding LysR family transcriptional regulator — translated: MKVDISLDLYRIFCAVVRSGNMSAAARELYISQPAVSMAIRQLEDRMGSPLLIRTAKGVYPTAEGKLLYTYLEQALGLIHAAEEKYFQMVNMEMGELKIGASDTVIANFLLPYLEKYHKLYPDINIKVTNKTTYESLRLLKNGSVDVCFINLPINDDGDLEISPCIEIHDILVGGERYKRLSEVGLELKDLPGYPLLLLEDLSNSRKYIDRYAEENGVILNPILELGSSDLLISFAQINLGLTYVIKEFTEEALKEKRLFEIPITPPLPKRNIGMVHLKNVTLPHAVRGFIQLIEFQES
- the mfd gene encoding transcription-repair coupling factor → MKTLTEPLLELEGYQKVLEAIQKNHTPVFATGVIDVEKSHFLYSIMEHSQKPLLILTYSELRAREILSDMSFFYKNPIYYPAKDILFYSADVHSMEMNRQRFGAVERLLSGERPIIVASMEALLDRYPKKEIFSQFILTLKNGDIVDINKLTKQLICLGYERAELVESAGQFALRGGILDIFSLTSDDAVRIEFWDDEIDSIRLMDASSQRSIDKLEETHIFPMRELVYDEDMAEQAANKMSKEFSKSLQSMMKKGLIEEAERLKENIGEDGERLRLEKNLSNIGSYIPYFYEDTVSLLDYIPEDTLLCFDEPERIREHMNAIMEEYGESMKGRIAQGYLLPGQAKLLFDYMDILRQGENFGRILLAGLNQRTADFEPKAKVNFAVRSTPSFSKRVDLFCEELEYLRKNEYRSIVLAGTGSRAQRMAKELSEMGIPAVYMESLEAPIPKGAVWVAKGSLSKGFCYEFINLMVFSDSELFGGGEKKQKKNKRKNGAAIESFTDLKMGDFVVHDNHGIGIFCGLEKISVEGVQKDYMKISYRDGGNLFVPVNQMDMVQKYIGSGGGAPKLNKLGGQDWIKAKAKTRAAIKILAEDLVALYAKRAAAKGYDYGPDTVWQREFEEAFPYAETEDQLNAIEDVKHDMESGKVMDRLICGDVGYGKTEVAIRAAFKAVQDGKQVAFLVPTTILAQQHYNTFIQRMSGYPVTIELLSRFRTPKQQKESLKNLERGYADIVIGTHRILSKDVAFKDLGLIIVDEEQRFGVSHKEKLKRLRENVDVLTLSATPIPRTLHMSLSGIRDMSLLEEPPQERRPVQTYVMESNPEFVREAIHREVARGGQVYYLYNRVDSISEEAFRLQKMIPEANIAFAHGQMSERELEGIMEDFISGETDVLVCTTIIETGMDISNANTIIIQDADRMGLSQLYQLRGRVGRSNRIAYAYLLYRRDKMLREVAEKRLQTIREFTEFGSGFKIAMRDLEIRGAGNLLGAEQHGHMESVGYDMYCRLLEEEVQQLKGEEPKTKEIETTVDLNISAYIPDFYIKNQEQRMELYKKIAIVRTREEYFDIQEEMEDRYGDLPKSVQTLLEIVLLKGEARELGISSIVQKRESILFEFRADGSTDPMKLTKIISEGRGKYLFTAGANPYLTLKLPKDKENKVLEEIKFLLNAIKG
- a CDS encoding 4Fe-4S binding protein, with amino-acid sequence MEIKKVWAVFFSPTGGTEKVATTVAQVAAKALCAAYDTYDFTLPQGRENEVVFGEGDLVVLGTPVIAGRVPNLLLPYLKEKIKGTGAIGVPVVSFGNRDYDDALMELRNIMEDRGFQTVAGGAFVSEHSFSRKLGAGRPDEKDHALLTEFGEKIGEKIKQGWVYSQPAYVKGEEPIRPYFTPRDRHEGAIDIRKVKPVTGESCCNCGICAEVCPMGAISRDDYSLIPGICMKCCACVKKCPTGAKYFDDGGFIYHKEELEELYERRAEPEFFV
- a CDS encoding ribose-phosphate diphosphokinase; the protein is MINSNGGNIKIFACNSNRVLAEEIAEKMGMTLGNAEVEQFSDGEISVKINETIRGADVYIIQSTSAPVNDNLMELLIMIDAMKRASAARITAVMPYYGYARQDRKARARDPISAKLVANILTSAGANRVLTMDLHCAQIQGFFDIPVDNLVGSPLLTNYYINKYGDDLQNFVAVSPDLGSVTRTRKFAETLNIPIAIIDKRRPKANVSEIMNIIGDVKGKKVILIDDMIDTAGTIANAANALKERGAVEVDACCTHAVLSGPAIKRIQDSAINELLVLDTIALPEEKKTNKITVVSVADIFANALKCIHEGSSISQLFD
- the pth gene encoding aminoacyl-tRNA hydrolase, translating into MGLFDKFKKSDKGQEFFVIVGLGNPGPKYEGTKHNIGFDVVDRLGKKYNIEIDKFKHKALIGDGMIEGSRVLLVKPQTFMNLSGESVREIVNFYKIPQDHFLVIYDDTSLPVGNVRIREKGSHGGHNGIRNIIAQMGTDMFWRIKVGIGEKPNGWDLADYVLAKFDKNDLPMIAQGADKGVKAVELILTRGIMDAMNQMNQKPKPPQKEKPKKTAEVKTEKEPQGEVEE
- a CDS encoding 2-hydroxyacid dehydrogenase, whose translation is MKIAFFDTKSYWKDSFGPVAEKYGYEVTFFNERLTPATAHLAAGHDATCSFVNDEVPAEAVHKLKDLGIKVLLLRCAGFDSVDLAAAKECGLPVLRVPAYSPESVAEQGAALLMAVNRKTHLAYERSTKFNFDINGLDGVALVGRTAGVVGTGKIGQCMINILKGFGMNIIAYDAFPNPNLGLEYVTLDELYARSDVISLHCPLMPATRHMVNAEAIAKMKDGVILVNVARGGLVDSVALADAVEAGKFRGVGMDVCEVEHEYFFEDRSDKADKDATLARLLASDKVVISGHLAFLTEEALTSMAEVTCGNAKAFLAGAELVNEVK
- a CDS encoding peptidyl-prolyl cis-trans isomerase, coding for MKKKGLLCLLAAGVMALSACSADTGKTSKFNDEVVMKVDGREIMKSEYMVYLYTTTKSFTAVGGDDIWTMDFDGQTADELVAERTLNTLQSVIAAMKYAEENKIALTKEQKEAAAKASEQFVTNVPAEDIQKMGIDAKKLTPFMEGSYLYSMVYQALAAECEVDDGEKAQYYEQNKAQMKDDYTTLEIDTIVLNDLDKANEVVKKARAGEDFNSLFKEYDVDENAKKEADGGKMSVYKAQFLSSFAMETVPEVGQVGEPVKMDNNYFVVRVNKVTVPEDSEVKKMAETAFVNQKQAEYSDARFAEMIAAQKVEYVDKVYNSLEKFHDTNVTK